The genomic DNA CGGCCGTCTGGCCATCGCCCGCTAGCTCTATTTGACGTAATCCCCGCTCGCTGTTGACCGAGCCGAGGGAAGCATCGACCGTCAGGGCGTTCTCCTTCAAAACGCTGATGCGACGGATCAGCAGGTTCCCATCGAGGGCCGTGACTCGGAAGTCGGCGTCCCCCTCCTGGCGATTGGCGAACCGGGCGTCGATGAGCTCGAAGCGGTGGGTCCGCCAGTTGCCGCTGCCGGTCATGACGGCGTCCGCGGCGGCGGTGTGAGGGCTGCCGACGCCATCGTACTCTAAGCTAAACTGCCCGGTCACCAGATCGAGGTACTCGACCTCGATGGTGATGTCCCTGCCATCGACTTCGTCGATCAGAAAGCTGTCGTCAACCCCGAAGTAGAGGAAAGAGTCGTTCGAACGGATTGCGGGCGACACCGTCCCTCGCACCGGCACGTCAACGATCTCAGCAGTGCTCTCTGGCGTCTGCACGTTTGCTAGACGATCGGGTCTTTGAGGCTCCCAACGGGCCTCGCCTCCGGTGTTCGAGCGATTCTGAAGGGCGTGTTCGGTTGGCGTTGCATTGCCGATCGCCGCCTTGCCCTGCAGGGCCTGCTTTGCCGCCCCCGTGAGCGCCATCCACCAGTCGTTCGGCCGCGGGTCGCTGACTTGGTAAGTCAGGGGATTTCCTTGCGAATCGGTGTCGGGAACCGGCGGGTCGTCGGTCGCGGGGATTAGATTGGTGCCCTCGTCGTACTCGTCGAACATCCCGATGAATAGCCAGGGAGCGTCGGTCTCGTTGACCGCGTCGTTGAGCATCCGCCAGTAGAAGTCTCCGTCTTCCCGATCCCTCGACGTCGCGGCGCTGCTGTTCTGCAGGTGCGTCCACGAGAACCCTGGGAAGACGTGCGGCACGTGCGTCGTGACGCCGCTGAGAATCCCTTCGTCAGGCGCGTAGGAGTCGCCCCCCTTCCAGTAGCCCTGCCAGGGGATGTAGGCGTCGTGGAGTCCGGCGTTGCCGACCTGGAGAGACGACTCGGTGTGTCGGCCCGCCCCGATGACATAGACGCCCCGCGACTGGAAGTAGTCGATCAGGTCTTGCTGCTGCGCCGTCGAGTAACCGTTGGTGGGACCAACGTAGAGGCCAAAAATGGCCACGACCGGCTTGCCGTCCTCGCGCTGGTAGTGCGAGTCGTTGAGCATGTCGAGCCCGTTGACGTCGGTCAGGTACTCCCAGTCGTCCTTGACTTCCTGGATGACCTGATCGCGTTGGCTGGTCGAGCCGCCGTTCTGGATGTCGTACTCGATTGCCCAGGTGCGACCGGCCTTGTGCGCGGCGTCTCGGGCGTTCACCACCGGCCACTGAGGCTCGCCCGCGTAATCGCCGCCGAAGATCCTCCGCATGAAGGAATCGCGAAAACGCTGAACAAAGGCGCCATCGATGTCGTGCTCCCGCATCCATTGGAAGTGGCGGTCGACAACCGATGCGTTCGCCGAGGAGAACAAGTAGGCCTGCTCGCCCCGGGCAGTTTGTACGCCGGGGACGGGGAACAGCTCGCTGGCGTCGTAGTCGTTGGGGTCGGGCCACTGTTCCACGGACCAATCGCCGGGTCCGCCCCAGTGGACGTACCCCTCGTCGGCTGGATCGTTGGGGGTGTTGAACCACCCTTGGTAGCCCGCCAGCACCTTCCCCTCAAGCGTGGCGGCGTCTACCGGCCGGCTTGGCCCCGAGTAGGGCCGTTCCCACGGCGGCGACCACGCCCACTCCAAGCCGCTATCGGGAAACGGCGTGTCGGAGATCTCGACCGACAAGACCGGCGTTCCAAAAGCCACCACTCGGAAGTCGCTACCGTTAGTCCCGTTCGCGAACTGCGTGCTGTCGAGGTAGTGGTGCGAGCTGACGAACTCTTGGGTGTCGATTCTTGTCGACCGCGTGTGGAAGTCAGTTGGGTCGAAATTCTCGCGGGTGCTGTCGTACTGCACCCGCAGCGTGCCGGTCCCCTCGTCGAAGTAGTCCACCTTGACGTAGAGGGGGTCTCCTTGGGTGTAGCCAGCAAACGCGGCGTAGGGGTTCAGGTTGTAGTAGAGGTAGGCCGGACCCACAGCGACTGCTTCGCCAGCGCGGGCTTGCAGGCTCCAAGTCCCGTCGCCGGCGTTTGAGGAGGGCGTGTTGAACGTCAGCGACGCCAGCAGCAACCGGCCCTCGAGCTGTTCAACACGGCTCTGGCGGTGCGATTGCGTTCGGCGAACGCTGGACGCGGGGCGATAAACTTGCGCAATTCGTTTCAATACCGAGCTGCTGAGGGACATCGGGCTCTTCTTCTGTGTCAATCCGACCACAGGCCGCTGCTTGGCCGTTGAATAGAAGAAGCTGCCACAGGTCGCTAAGGCCTGTGGCAGCTTCTCTTCAGGTGAATGCGATCGCTCGCTAATCAGCCGAGGGATTAAATGCGACGAATTCCCAAGGCGACCGAAGCGGCAAAACTGGCTAGCAGCAGCCCGGTCGGTTCGGGGATGGCGTACGCCGTGGTGAACCCGGGGTTGCGGGTCAAGTCGATAGCCAGGTTCGACATGCCGAGCACTCCCTTGGCGCCGATTTTATTAGCGTTGGCGTAGTCGGTCAGGACGCCGACAAAGTCGCCCGGCAGGGTGAGTTCGCCGGACCCTTCGATATTGATGGACGAGCCGTCCTGGATAGACGGCAGCCCGGCGGCGCTCGAGATGTTGAACAGCGACAGCAATCCGCCATCAAGAATGTCGACGGTGGCGGCGCCGCCGGTGGGCGTCGACGCGTTGTCGGTGCCCAGGCCGAGGATGCCCCCGGTTTGAGAGATTGTTCCGCTGATACTGATTGTTGCTGTCCCCGTAACACCCCACCAGAAGTGGCTGTCGGCGGTGATCGTGCCGCCTGCCTCGACGTCGATCGTGCCGTTTGAGCTTCCATTGGCGGCCCACAGAATGCGGCCGACTTCGACGGCGCCGCCATTCATAACGACCAACGATCCCGTTGCGTTCGAGTTGTTGTTGCCAGCCAGCAGGTCCGTGACGGTTGTGAGCACACCGCCCGAGTTGACCTCGACGACGCCGCTTTCATCGACGCCTATCTGGACACGGTTGACGGCAGGGACGGCCGTGGTGACGGACACGGTGTTGTTCCCAAAATTGATGCGGGCGTCGTCGCCCGCTCCGGGCAGTCCGGGCCCGGGGGTGACGCCGTCGTTGTTGGGATTCAGACCCCAACCCGGCGAGGAGCCATCGGTTACGGCGCTCCAGTCACCGCTCTGACGGTAACGGAACACAGCGGCGGTCGCTTGGTCTGCCGCGCCCACGGCGACAATGACAAGAATCGAGGCCAGACGGCGAGTGGTTTTGAGCCAGTGCATTAGCGAAGTTCCCCTGAAAAGAGACGGAAAAGAAATCGGTGAAGACTCAGAGCTGTGTTGATTCGAATTCTTCCTTGGTGGCGGCGCCGAAACGCCACTTACCCGAAAGCCGCTGGCGAACCCTGACCGGCCACGAGTGGGCGTTGAGTAGAGAGCTTAATGACAAGAGTAATTCGAGTGTACCAAAAATGGTATGCTTGTCAAGCAGTGCGTCGTGTGGAACCGGACTGCGGACCTATTCACGCAGTGTCGATTCGATCACTTAGCCAAGGCGGCAGAGGCTTCCGGTCGATGGTGAATTGCAAGTCACCCGATTCCTGGACGTCAGCTATGATCGGGTGTGGGTAGGTTGCAGGCATGCCCTAGCGACCTGCTTGGCCTTGGCCGCCAGCTCCTCTTGCCCTGTCCTCCCCATCGACCTCAATGCCGCTCAGTTCGTTCGACTACGCCATACTGGCCGCCTACCTGCTGATTCTGCTAACCGTTGGCCTGTGGCTGCGGCGTCGCGCCTCGGCGGGACTTGACCACTACTTGCTTGCGGGGCGAGCGACGCCGTGGTGGCTGTTGGGCGTCTCGGGCGTGATGGACTTCTGGGACCTCGCCGGGTCGGTCATCATTGTCTCATTCCTTTACCTGATGGGGCCGGCGGGGCTCTTCATCGAGTTTCGCGGCGGCGCCGTGCTGATCTTGTCCGTCGTCATGCTGTGGACGGGCAAGTGGCGACGCCGCTCTGAGTGCCGAACCGGCGCCGAGTGGATGCGGTTCCGGTTCGGTGATGGACCCGCCGGCAGGCTCGCCCAATCGGCTCGGGCCCTGGCTGGGATCGCCTTGTTTATCGGCCTGGTTGCCTACGCGACGAAGGCGCTCGCCGTGTTCCTGTCCTCAATCGTGCCTCTCGCGCCGTCGCAGATCGGTTTAGCGGTTGTCTCGCTCGTCGCAGCGTACAGCGTCTTTTCGGGGTTCTACGGCCTTGTCGCTATCCAGGGAATCCAGTTCGTCTGCGTGTTGATCTCGACGGTCTCGGTGATCAGTCTCGCGGTCCTAGCGGTTCCTCCCCTCACTGAGCTTCGCGAGATCGCAATCGAAGTGACTGGGAACCCCGGTTGGGGGCAACTCGCGCCGGGCGACTCCTTGTCCCTGCCGCCGCTGTACGCCTCTTACGAGCCGCTATTGTTTCTTGCAACTGTCTACCTCGTGCGGAACGTGCTCTTCGGAATGGGGGCGGGCGACGACCCAAAGTGCTTCGCCGCGAAGCGGGACGCGGAATGCCCGAAGCTGCTGCTGCTCTGGGTTTCGCTGATCTCGCTGCGGTGGCCAACCATGATGGCGTTCGCGGTCCTCGCGATCGTTATCGCCCACGGCGACCAGCAGCGCGGAGTAGACTACAAGTTGGCCGCGCAATCCGTGCGGACGCACTACCCTGATGATGAGTGGGCACGCGTCGTCGCGAGCATCGGCAGCGCCCCAGACGCGCAGCCACGCGAGCTTCAGGCGTCGTTGCTTAGAACGCTCGGAGAGAATTGGCCGCAGCGTCTGGCCGAAGTGACCGAACAGGGTTTGCTGGACCCAGAGAGGCTCATACCCGTTGTGCTGGAACGGGCGGTCCCAACCGGCCTGCGGGGGCTCATTCTCGTCTCATTGCTGGCGGCGGCCACCGCGGGCTTGAGCGGTTGGCTCAACCAGGCTGCTGGGTTGTTTGCGAATGACATCTACCTCGTGTGGTTTCGGCCTAGGGCCGGGGCCACGGAGCAGATTGCCGCGACCTGGGCTGTCGTCCTGGCCGTCGTCGGCCTAGGCTACTTGCTCGCCTTCTCTTCGCGGACCGTGAACGAAATCTGGTCGTGGCTGACGATGGGACTGGGGAGTGGGCTGATTGCCGCTCAGATGCTGCCGTTGTACTGGCGCCGATTCAATGGTGTTGGCTTTGCTGCCGGATTGGCGGGGGGAATCGCCGCGGCGGCGGCCCATCGGATTGCGGTCCCGGGTCTGCCGCAAGGCTTCGCCTCGCTGAACGAGGAGTGGGTGCTTCTGTCCATCGTGCTGACGGCGGGAATGGCCGCTTCGATCGTAGGAACGCTGGCGTCACCGATGACCGACGCGTCGGTATTGCTGCGGTTCTACCGAAAGACGCTGCCCTTCGGGGCTTGGGGCGTCGAACGCGAATCGCTGACTACCGAGCAACAACGGGAGCTATCGCGGCATCACACCCGCGAGTTGTGCGCCCTGCCGTTTGCGCTGGTCTACCAAATCATGATCTTCCTGAGCCCGATGCTCATGTTGATCGGCGACTGGTCCGCGGCCGCCGCCTGTGGAGCCGCCGCGGCCGTCGCCATCGCCCTCCTGTGGGCGATCTACTTCTCTGGGCTCAACGCGGAAGCAGAACTTGTAGGTCAGATCCAGCGTAGCGAACCGGATTGAGGCTGCAC from Posidoniimonas polymericola includes the following:
- a CDS encoding sodium:solute symporter family transporter produces the protein MPLSSFDYAILAAYLLILLTVGLWLRRRASAGLDHYLLAGRATPWWLLGVSGVMDFWDLAGSVIIVSFLYLMGPAGLFIEFRGGAVLILSVVMLWTGKWRRRSECRTGAEWMRFRFGDGPAGRLAQSARALAGIALFIGLVAYATKALAVFLSSIVPLAPSQIGLAVVSLVAAYSVFSGFYGLVAIQGIQFVCVLISTVSVISLAVLAVPPLTELREIAIEVTGNPGWGQLAPGDSLSLPPLYASYEPLLFLATVYLVRNVLFGMGAGDDPKCFAAKRDAECPKLLLLWVSLISLRWPTMMAFAVLAIVIAHGDQQRGVDYKLAAQSVRTHYPDDEWARVVASIGSAPDAQPRELQASLLRTLGENWPQRLAEVTEQGLLDPERLIPVVLERAVPTGLRGLILVSLLAAATAGLSGWLNQAAGLFANDIYLVWFRPRAGATEQIAATWAVVLAVVGLGYLLAFSSRTVNEIWSWLTMGLGSGLIAAQMLPLYWRRFNGVGFAAGLAGGIAAAAAHRIAVPGLPQGFASLNEEWVLLSIVLTAGMAASIVGTLASPMTDASVLLRFYRKTLPFGAWGVERESLTTEQQRELSRHHTRELCALPFALVYQIMIFLSPMLMLIGDWSAAAACGAAAAVAIALLWAIYFSGLNAEAELVGQIQRSEPD